From a region of the Corallococcus coralloides DSM 2259 genome:
- a CDS encoding phosphate ABC transporter substrate-binding protein has protein sequence MKKTLLSGFVAFGLAVLPLTAQAGTVTVKGSDTMVILAQRWAEAFMKKNPATKIQVTGGGSGTGLAALQNGTTDIAMSSREIKEAEAAKIRARNNAPPTALSVAKDGVTFYVNETNKVEALTVEQLKAIYLGDTTNWKDVGGQDAPIVPYSRENSSGTYVFVKDHVLGGEDFAPEAQTLPGTAAVVNAVAKEKNGIGYGGAAYGKGIKELKVKKGHEAIAPSAENVKSGKYPLSRDLFFYLGKAPSGEVKAFIDFALSAEGQAIVTQVGYFPVK, from the coding sequence ATGAAGAAGACTCTGCTCTCTGGCTTCGTCGCCTTCGGGCTTGCCGTCCTCCCTCTGACCGCCCAGGCAGGCACGGTGACGGTGAAGGGCTCGGACACCATGGTCATCCTCGCCCAGCGCTGGGCGGAGGCGTTCATGAAGAAGAACCCCGCCACGAAGATTCAAGTGACGGGCGGTGGCTCCGGCACGGGCCTGGCGGCCCTGCAGAACGGCACCACCGACATCGCCATGTCCAGCCGGGAGATCAAGGAGGCGGAAGCCGCGAAGATCCGCGCCCGCAACAACGCCCCGCCCACCGCGCTGTCCGTGGCCAAGGACGGCGTCACCTTCTACGTCAACGAGACCAACAAGGTGGAGGCGCTCACGGTGGAGCAGCTCAAGGCCATCTACCTGGGCGACACGACGAACTGGAAGGACGTGGGCGGGCAGGACGCCCCCATCGTCCCGTACTCGCGTGAGAACTCCTCCGGCACCTACGTCTTCGTGAAGGACCACGTGCTGGGCGGCGAGGACTTCGCCCCGGAGGCGCAGACGCTCCCCGGCACGGCCGCGGTGGTCAACGCGGTGGCCAAGGAGAAGAACGGCATCGGCTACGGCGGCGCCGCGTACGGCAAGGGCATCAAGGAGCTGAAGGTGAAGAAGGGCCATGAGGCCATCGCCCCCTCCGCGGAGAACGTGAAGAGCGGCAAGTACCCGCTGTCGCGCGACCTGTTCTTCTACCTGGGCAAGGCGCCCTCGGGTGAGGTGAAGGCCTTCATCGACTTCGCGCTGTCCGCCGAGGGCCAGGCCATCGTCACCCAGGTTGGCTACTTCCCTGTGAAGTAG
- a CDS encoding metallophosphoesterase family protein: protein MPISFSMPSLKLAHLSDLHLDMSRESDASASSLVKALTAQEVDHVVVTGDLTHRGSHAEFQRFREHFSPWMETGRLTFIPGNHDRPGEDVGSGFMEGRKVHTVEKAGLFLVCVDSTGEHNRNYFHSHGELTEGVVDEVDRVLEHAPKDALVAVLLHHHVMPLPLESFPEWIATKCGLPHASELALGSRLLERVGGRADLVLHGHRHIPSEADLGTPGERSLRVYNSGSSTDLGRFRVFSHMAGRLVGEPAWCQASEPAKPRTAVHNVRPALQYLVGQLGMALF, encoded by the coding sequence ATGCCTATCTCCTTCAGCATGCCCTCCCTGAAGCTGGCGCATCTTTCGGATCTTCACCTGGACATGAGCCGCGAGAGCGACGCGTCAGCGTCCTCCCTGGTGAAGGCTCTGACAGCGCAGGAGGTGGATCACGTGGTGGTGACGGGTGACCTCACGCACCGCGGCTCCCACGCCGAGTTCCAGCGCTTCCGTGAACACTTCTCGCCCTGGATGGAGACCGGACGCCTCACCTTCATCCCTGGCAACCATGACCGGCCCGGCGAGGATGTGGGCAGCGGCTTCATGGAGGGTCGCAAGGTCCACACCGTGGAGAAGGCGGGCCTCTTCCTGGTCTGCGTGGACTCCACCGGTGAGCACAACCGCAACTATTTCCACAGCCACGGCGAACTGACGGAAGGCGTCGTGGACGAAGTGGACCGCGTGCTGGAGCACGCGCCGAAGGACGCGCTGGTCGCGGTGCTGCTGCACCACCACGTGATGCCGCTTCCGCTGGAGAGCTTCCCGGAGTGGATCGCCACGAAGTGCGGCCTGCCCCACGCGTCGGAGCTCGCGTTGGGAAGCCGACTGCTGGAGCGCGTGGGCGGCAGGGCGGACCTGGTGCTGCACGGCCACCGGCACATCCCCAGCGAGGCGGACCTGGGCACCCCGGGCGAGCGCTCCTTGCGCGTCTACAACTCCGGCAGCAGCACGGACCTGGGGCGCTTCCGCGTCTTCAGTCACATGGCCGGCCGGCTGGTGGGCGAGCCCGCGTGGTGTCAGGCGTCGGAGCCCGCGAAGCCGCGCACGGCGGTCCACAACGTCCGGCCTGCCCTCCAGTACCTGGTGGGCCAGCTGGGCATGGCGCTCTTCTAG
- a CDS encoding ceramide glucosyltransferase, translating into MLIASSLLLAASAVGLVALLLQALFVRRHRRTVPAAPTHKPGLSILKPLCGVDDDLEANLARFARLPYPHYEVLLGVKDARDPAWAVARAAQAKWPHVMRVVLQEGEPGLNPKVNQLVTLSSEARFDLWVVSDSNTRVGDGYLEEIAAAFEDPTVGCVTHPVVGLGEQTFGSLLDNLHLSSSAAAGMIAAKHVADRDIVVGKSMALRREDVEALGGFFSVKDVLAEDYVIGQWVTRKLGKRVVLAHAPVFNVSLRKSVDAFFQRYLRWSVIHRTAVSPSTYVAQALLNPVPLAVLGAVIHPSALTGLAALAVALGKVWVDVAVFRSLRPQPVSLRAVPAVLVKDALLFAAWWHGAFRRTVDWRGTRLRVVSGTRLVPMRARSTPATEWIPSNGVG; encoded by the coding sequence ATGCTCATCGCCTCCAGCCTCCTCCTGGCCGCGTCCGCAGTGGGCCTCGTGGCCCTCCTCCTCCAGGCGCTGTTCGTGCGCCGCCACCGCCGCACCGTCCCCGCGGCCCCCACGCACAAACCCGGCCTGTCCATCCTCAAGCCGCTGTGCGGCGTGGATGACGACCTGGAAGCCAACCTCGCCCGGTTCGCGCGGCTGCCCTACCCCCACTACGAAGTCCTGCTGGGCGTGAAGGACGCGCGCGACCCGGCCTGGGCGGTGGCGCGGGCCGCGCAGGCGAAGTGGCCCCACGTCATGCGCGTGGTGCTCCAGGAGGGCGAGCCCGGCCTCAACCCCAAGGTGAACCAGCTGGTGACGCTGTCGTCCGAGGCCCGCTTTGACTTGTGGGTCGTGAGCGACAGCAACACCCGCGTGGGGGACGGCTACCTGGAGGAGATCGCCGCTGCCTTCGAGGACCCCACGGTGGGCTGCGTGACGCACCCGGTGGTCGGCCTGGGTGAGCAGACCTTCGGTTCGCTCCTGGACAACCTGCACCTGTCCTCCAGCGCGGCGGCGGGGATGATCGCCGCGAAGCACGTGGCGGACCGGGACATCGTGGTGGGCAAGTCCATGGCGCTGCGCCGCGAGGACGTGGAGGCGCTGGGCGGCTTCTTCTCCGTGAAGGACGTGCTGGCGGAGGACTACGTCATTGGCCAGTGGGTGACGCGCAAGCTGGGCAAGCGCGTGGTGCTGGCGCACGCCCCTGTCTTCAACGTGTCCCTGCGCAAGAGCGTGGACGCCTTCTTCCAGCGCTACCTGCGCTGGAGCGTCATTCACCGCACAGCGGTATCGCCCTCGACGTACGTGGCGCAGGCGCTCCTCAACCCGGTTCCACTCGCGGTGCTGGGCGCGGTGATCCACCCGTCCGCCCTCACCGGCCTGGCGGCGCTGGCGGTGGCGCTGGGCAAGGTCTGGGTGGACGTGGCGGTGTTCCGGTCGCTGCGGCCCCAGCCGGTGTCCCTGCGCGCGGTGCCCGCGGTGCTGGTGAAGGACGCGCTGCTCTTCGCCGCATGGTGGCACGGAGCGTTCCGGCGCACGGTGGACTGGCGCGGCACGCGGTTGCGCGTGGTGTCAGGCACGCGCCTGGTGCCGATGCGTGCTCGAAGCACTCCCGCGACGGAGTGGATCCCCAGCAACGGGGTGGGGTGA
- a CDS encoding response regulator, producing the protein MSHVLIVDDERDLAELIDFNLRGAGFTTRVAFTGEAALTAAREQPPDVVLLDLMLPDLSGIEVCRHLRANPRLRDVLIVMLTAKSEEADRIRGFEVGADDYVVKPFSVRELVLRLKAILRRASSPQEGTPPLALGPLRLDVTQHRFFVEEKETPLTALEFRLLEYLMARLGRVQTREQLLEQVWGLSSALETRTIDTHVMRLRDKLGPARALLETVRGVGYRIVDPAAG; encoded by the coding sequence ATGTCCCACGTACTCATCGTCGACGACGAGCGCGACCTCGCGGAGCTCATCGACTTCAACCTGCGCGGCGCGGGCTTCACCACCCGCGTGGCCTTCACCGGAGAGGCGGCGCTCACCGCCGCGCGCGAGCAGCCCCCGGACGTGGTGCTGCTGGACCTGATGCTGCCGGACCTGTCCGGCATCGAGGTCTGCCGCCACCTGCGCGCCAACCCCCGGCTGCGTGACGTGCTCATCGTCATGCTCACCGCGAAGAGCGAGGAGGCGGACCGCATCCGCGGCTTCGAGGTCGGCGCGGACGACTATGTCGTCAAGCCCTTCTCCGTGCGCGAGCTGGTGCTGCGGCTCAAGGCCATCCTCCGGCGCGCGTCCTCGCCCCAGGAGGGCACACCGCCCCTGGCGCTGGGCCCCCTGCGCCTGGACGTCACCCAGCACCGCTTCTTCGTGGAGGAGAAGGAGACGCCCCTCACCGCGCTGGAGTTCCGCCTGCTGGAGTACCTCATGGCCCGGCTGGGCCGGGTACAGACCCGCGAACAGTTGCTGGAGCAGGTCTGGGGCCTGTCCAGCGCGCTGGAGACGCGCACCATCGACACGCATGTGATGCGCCTGCGCGACAAGCTGGGCCCTGCCCGAGCCCTCCTGGAGACGGTGCGTGGCGTTGGCTATCGCATCGTGGACCCGGCGGCCGGGTAG
- the pstC gene encoding phosphate ABC transporter permease subunit PstC: protein MQEQDLAPPVALPTLSHAARRRQLKEKAIAALITAVAFTGIAALVLILVFVAKEALTLVTDAAAREEASFSKMFLPQMVRKGKPLGYVWQPVSNVPKVSMIPLFIGTLKTTAVSMLVAVPLGIFGALFAAEFAPRRLREVLKPTIELLAGIPSVVLGFFALMVMASFLQETFGFTSRLNAVVAGLGLALAIVPVIFTVTEDALTAVPRSYREASLALGATPWETAWKVVLPAAAPGILAACVLGFGRAIGETMIVLMASGNAAIVSWNLGDSVRSLSATIAAEMGEVVVGSPHYALLFFIGVELFLFTFVLNLLAGMWTKKVIQRLKGGAG from the coding sequence ATGCAGGAGCAGGACCTCGCGCCCCCCGTGGCGCTGCCCACGCTGTCGCACGCGGCACGCCGGCGCCAGCTGAAGGAGAAGGCCATCGCCGCGCTCATCACCGCGGTCGCCTTCACGGGCATCGCCGCGCTGGTGCTCATCCTCGTCTTCGTGGCGAAGGAGGCACTGACGCTCGTCACCGACGCGGCCGCGCGCGAGGAGGCCAGCTTCTCCAAGATGTTCCTCCCGCAGATGGTGCGGAAGGGAAAGCCCCTGGGCTACGTGTGGCAGCCGGTGTCCAACGTGCCCAAGGTCAGCATGATTCCGCTCTTCATCGGCACGCTGAAGACGACGGCCGTGTCCATGCTGGTGGCCGTGCCCCTGGGCATCTTCGGCGCGCTGTTCGCCGCGGAGTTCGCCCCGCGCCGCCTGCGCGAAGTGCTCAAGCCCACCATCGAGCTGCTCGCCGGCATCCCCTCCGTGGTGCTGGGCTTCTTCGCCCTGATGGTCATGGCCTCCTTCCTCCAGGAGACGTTCGGCTTCACGTCCCGGCTCAATGCCGTGGTGGCGGGCCTGGGCCTGGCGCTGGCCATCGTGCCGGTCATCTTCACGGTGACGGAGGACGCGCTCACCGCCGTGCCGCGCAGCTACCGGGAGGCGTCCCTGGCGCTGGGCGCCACGCCCTGGGAGACCGCGTGGAAGGTGGTGCTCCCGGCGGCGGCCCCCGGCATCCTCGCCGCGTGCGTGCTGGGCTTCGGGCGCGCCATCGGTGAGACGATGATCGTCCTCATGGCCTCCGGCAACGCGGCCATCGTGTCCTGGAACCTGGGCGACTCCGTGCGCTCGCTGTCCGCCACCATCGCCGCGGAGATGGGCGAGGTGGTGGTGGGCAGCCCGCACTACGCGCTGCTCTTCTTCATCGGCGTGGAGCTGTTCCTCTTCACCTTCGTGCTCAACCTGCTCGCGGGGATGTGGACGAAGAAGGTCATCCAGCGGCTCAAGGGAGGTGCGGGGTGA
- the pstB gene encoding phosphate ABC transporter ATP-binding protein PstB — protein MEARELTLRYGSKVAIKQVSLAILEHKVTALIGPSGCGKSTFLRSLNRMNDLIPGANHDGSVFLDGRSIHDRSLDVVDLRRRVGMVFQKSNPFPKSIFENVAYGLRVGGLKDKAKLAARVEKSLRGAALWDEVKDRMEESALGLSGGQQQRLCIARALAVEPEVLLMDEPASALDPIATAKIEELIHELKATYTIAIVTHNMQQAARVSDRTAFFYMGELVECGPTEQIFTNPHEKRTEDYVTGKFG, from the coding sequence ATGGAAGCCCGCGAGCTCACCCTGCGCTACGGCAGCAAGGTGGCCATCAAGCAGGTGAGCCTGGCCATCCTCGAGCACAAGGTGACGGCACTCATCGGCCCGTCCGGCTGCGGAAAGTCCACCTTCCTGCGCTCGCTCAACCGGATGAACGACCTCATCCCCGGCGCGAACCACGACGGCAGCGTGTTCCTGGACGGCCGCAGCATCCACGACCGCTCCCTGGACGTGGTGGACCTGCGCCGGCGCGTGGGCATGGTCTTCCAGAAGTCCAACCCCTTCCCCAAGTCCATCTTCGAGAACGTCGCCTACGGCCTGCGCGTGGGCGGCCTCAAGGACAAGGCGAAGCTCGCCGCCCGGGTGGAGAAGTCCCTGCGCGGCGCGGCGCTGTGGGACGAGGTGAAGGACCGGATGGAGGAGAGCGCCCTGGGCCTGTCCGGCGGTCAGCAGCAGCGCCTGTGCATCGCGCGCGCCCTGGCGGTGGAGCCGGAGGTGCTGCTGATGGACGAGCCCGCGTCCGCGTTGGATCCCATCGCCACGGCGAAGATCGAAGAGCTCATCCACGAGCTCAAGGCCACGTACACCATCGCCATCGTGACCCACAACATGCAGCAGGCCGCGCGCGTGAGCGACCGGACGGCTTTCTTCTACATGGGGGAATTGGTGGAGTGCGGTCCCACGGAGCAGATCTTCACCAATCCCCACGAGAAGCGCACGGAGGACTACGTCACCGGGAAGTTCGGTTGA
- a CDS encoding DUF3626 domain-containing protein — MRSRHPALEHVHQQARGGPMDRQLRVTLHFHPDVLFEGGGILTAMRRDARYRSQFETRTSNGGLTAFPDGARWRWESRLFNGFYDARHGSERPKYGSLNFRSDAHGGSPRFGSSYFRLTEPALDRSSFCFPDSVFEPTSFGTSERMALIGLAEATPFEDPLDGYVEAHVHGDLRIPEDIEALVLDPSYQGTPIEDEARALGVRVEWHPGYAVTLNELRPHASYRGEDILRLAEQLADDERLTPFILGRARADASVDPQALKKVWHCLARFRRSWEGLKNKGPESLGFPQ, encoded by the coding sequence ATGCGCTCGCGTCACCCCGCCCTGGAGCATGTCCATCAGCAGGCCCGGGGCGGCCCCATGGATCGCCAGCTCCGGGTCACCCTGCACTTCCATCCGGATGTCCTCTTCGAGGGAGGCGGCATCCTGACCGCGATGCGGCGTGACGCGCGGTACCGTTCCCAGTTCGAGACGCGCACGAGCAACGGCGGGCTCACGGCGTTTCCCGACGGAGCCCGCTGGCGGTGGGAGAGCCGCCTCTTCAATGGCTTCTATGACGCGCGCCACGGCAGCGAGCGCCCCAAGTACGGCTCGCTGAACTTCCGGAGCGATGCCCATGGGGGTTCCCCCCGCTTCGGCTCCAGCTACTTCCGGCTGACGGAGCCCGCCCTGGACCGCTCCAGCTTCTGCTTCCCGGACAGCGTCTTCGAGCCCACGTCCTTCGGGACCTCCGAGCGGATGGCGCTGATTGGCCTGGCGGAGGCCACGCCGTTCGAGGATCCGCTGGACGGGTACGTCGAGGCCCACGTCCATGGCGACCTCCGGATTCCAGAGGACATCGAGGCCCTGGTGCTCGACCCGAGCTACCAGGGAACTCCCATCGAGGACGAAGCGCGCGCGCTGGGCGTCCGCGTGGAATGGCATCCGGGCTATGCCGTCACGCTGAACGAGCTGCGTCCTCACGCGAGCTACCGGGGTGAAGACATCCTCCGGCTCGCGGAGCAGCTCGCGGACGATGAACGCCTCACGCCGTTCATTCTTGGACGGGCCCGCGCGGACGCGTCGGTGGATCCCCAGGCCCTCAAGAAGGTCTGGCACTGCCTGGCCCGCTTCAGACGGAGCTGGGAAGGGCTCAAAAACAAAGGCCCGGAATCCCTGGGATTTCCCCAGTGA
- the pstA gene encoding phosphate ABC transporter permease PstA, whose protein sequence is MKHATRKVVGLSLVSLTALAAFIMVAMLAFILLDVVQGGWSHVSWQFLSQAPTDGMMGGGIFPALFGTAALTLLMTLAVMPVGVLTAVYLHEYARPSSFLARAVRVAVANLAGVPSIVFGLFGLGFFILFVGKGLDHALGYEELHWAQPGILWASLTLAVLTLPVVIVSTEEALRAVPQEQRTASLALGATQSQTLARVVLPGALPGILTGAVLAVSRGAGEVAPILFTGAAYFLPDLPTSLNSQFMHLGYHTYVLATQSPDVEATRPLLYATVLVLLLLTFALNLVAVLIRTRTRRKAAAGH, encoded by the coding sequence GTGAAGCACGCCACTCGCAAGGTCGTGGGCCTGTCGCTCGTGTCCCTCACGGCGCTGGCCGCGTTCATCATGGTGGCGATGCTCGCCTTCATCCTGCTGGACGTCGTCCAGGGCGGCTGGAGCCACGTGTCCTGGCAGTTCCTCTCCCAGGCGCCCACGGACGGGATGATGGGCGGCGGCATCTTCCCCGCCCTCTTCGGCACCGCGGCGCTCACGCTGCTCATGACCCTGGCGGTGATGCCGGTGGGCGTGCTCACGGCGGTGTACCTGCACGAGTACGCGCGGCCCTCCAGCTTCCTGGCTCGCGCGGTGCGCGTGGCGGTGGCGAACCTGGCGGGCGTGCCCTCCATCGTGTTCGGCCTCTTCGGCCTGGGCTTCTTCATCCTCTTCGTGGGCAAGGGCCTGGACCACGCGCTGGGCTACGAGGAGCTGCACTGGGCCCAGCCGGGCATCCTCTGGGCGTCGCTCACGCTGGCGGTGCTCACCCTGCCCGTGGTCATCGTGTCCACGGAGGAAGCGCTGCGCGCCGTGCCTCAGGAGCAGCGCACCGCGAGCCTCGCGCTGGGGGCCACCCAGTCGCAGACGCTGGCGCGGGTGGTGCTGCCGGGCGCGCTGCCGGGCATCCTCACGGGCGCGGTGCTGGCCGTCTCCCGCGGCGCGGGGGAAGTGGCCCCCATCCTCTTCACCGGCGCGGCGTACTTCCTGCCGGACCTGCCCACGAGCCTGAACTCGCAGTTCATGCACCTGGGCTACCACACCTACGTGCTGGCCACGCAGTCGCCGGACGTGGAGGCCACCCGCCCGCTGCTGTACGCGACGGTGCTGGTGCTGCTGCTGCTCACCTTCGCCCTCAACCTGGTCGCGGTCCTCATCCGCACGCGCACGCGCCGCAAGGCCGCGGCCGGCCACTGA
- a CDS encoding response regulator → MPAGPRKVLPRSGGCLGRLALDDGARKVLVVDDDADWREFLRVSLEDLGYETTEAADGQEALDSLKRGERFGVMLLDLNMPGMSGLEVVEKLPRAATTPRIVFLTSAAAQDVGSALMSGPHYYLPKGASRDQLSLLLQSLGV, encoded by the coding sequence ATGCCAGCCGGTCCCCGGAAGGTTCTCCCCAGGTCAGGAGGATGCTTGGGGAGACTCGCGCTGGATGATGGAGCCCGGAAGGTCCTGGTCGTGGACGACGACGCGGACTGGAGGGAGTTCCTCCGGGTGAGCCTGGAGGACCTCGGCTATGAGACGACCGAGGCAGCGGACGGACAGGAGGCGCTCGACTCGCTCAAGCGGGGCGAGCGCTTCGGGGTCATGCTGCTGGACCTGAACATGCCGGGAATGAGTGGCCTGGAGGTCGTGGAGAAGCTGCCACGCGCGGCCACCACCCCGCGCATCGTCTTCCTCACCTCCGCGGCGGCGCAGGATGTAGGCAGCGCACTCATGTCGGGTCCCCACTACTACCTGCCCAAGGGTGCGAGTCGCGACCAATTGTCGCTCCTCCTGCAATCGCTGGGGGTGTAG
- the phoU gene encoding phosphate signaling complex protein PhoU yields MAATHTDKAFEQDLRNLREKLLAMGAKVETLISQSTRALTDRDSALAEQVVGADREVNRLEVDIDDLCRRILALRQPAASDLRLITTALKIVTDLERIGDLAVNIAERAMDLNQAPPLAPYVDTPKLAELAQQQVKKALDAFVSGDAAKAEDVLKGDDLLDALFLKIFNELLAYMMEDSRNIRRATALMFIAKHLERIGDHALNVAEMVIYMVRGKDVRHPRSRDLE; encoded by the coding sequence ATGGCGGCCACGCACACCGACAAGGCATTCGAGCAGGACCTGCGCAACCTGCGCGAGAAGCTGCTCGCCATGGGGGCCAAGGTGGAGACCCTCATCTCCCAGAGCACCCGCGCCCTCACCGACCGCGACTCCGCGCTGGCCGAGCAGGTGGTAGGGGCGGACCGCGAGGTGAACCGGCTGGAGGTCGACATCGACGACCTGTGCCGCCGCATCCTCGCGCTGCGCCAGCCGGCCGCCTCCGACCTGCGCCTCATCACCACGGCGCTGAAGATCGTCACCGACCTGGAGCGCATTGGCGACCTGGCGGTGAACATCGCCGAGCGCGCCATGGACCTGAACCAGGCGCCGCCGCTGGCGCCGTACGTGGACACACCGAAGCTGGCGGAGCTGGCGCAGCAGCAGGTGAAGAAGGCCCTGGACGCGTTCGTGTCCGGGGACGCGGCCAAGGCGGAGGACGTCCTCAAGGGGGACGACCTGCTGGATGCCCTCTTCCTCAAGATCTTCAACGAGCTGCTGGCCTACATGATGGAGGACTCGCGCAACATCCGCCGGGCCACGGCGCTGATGTTCATCGCGAAGCACCTGGAGCGCATTGGCGACCACGCGCTCAACGTGGCGGAGATGGTCATCTACATGGTGCGCGGCAAGGACGTCCGCCACCCGCGAAGCCGGGACCTGGAGTAG
- a CDS encoding hemolysin family protein: MLVLANGVFAGAELGLLSVRKTRLKELLEQGSKSAKAVAALRDDPERLLATVQIGITVIGSTAAAFGGASIAQRLAGVLSGLGVPEATASQVAFALVVALVSYLSLVLGELVPKSLALRFSEQYALTLGRPLKALAWVMRPLVWFLTASSNVVLKLFGDKTNFSESRLSPDELMQLVEEASKQGTLDPRAGEIASRAFELGDLTLGEVMVTREHIVALRRHASNEEIRQVLLEHGHSRMPVYEGTIDNVVGYIVAKDLLGVAWEGHLIVLEDVLRPPLFLVESMRAIAAMKELQRRRMQLAVVVDEHGGVVGLVTVEDLVEELVGDILSESETPEVLVRRESPTLAVVQGEASLREVNRALGLELEESEDYSTVAGLCIALAGGAIPEPGTKLSMPDGTVLEVVEASPRRVREVRFHLLEQPVQPEA; this comes from the coding sequence TTGCTGGTCCTGGCCAACGGCGTCTTCGCGGGCGCCGAGCTGGGCCTCCTGTCCGTGCGCAAGACGCGGCTGAAGGAGCTCCTGGAGCAGGGCAGCAAGTCCGCGAAGGCCGTCGCGGCGCTGCGGGATGATCCGGAGCGGCTGCTCGCCACGGTGCAGATTGGCATCACGGTGATTGGCTCCACGGCGGCGGCCTTCGGCGGCGCGAGCATCGCGCAGCGGCTGGCGGGCGTCCTGTCCGGCCTGGGCGTGCCGGAGGCCACGGCGAGCCAGGTGGCGTTCGCGCTGGTGGTCGCGCTGGTGTCGTACCTGTCGCTGGTGCTGGGGGAGCTGGTGCCCAAGTCCCTGGCGCTGCGCTTCTCCGAGCAGTACGCGCTGACGCTGGGCCGGCCGCTCAAGGCGTTGGCGTGGGTGATGCGGCCCCTGGTGTGGTTCCTCACCGCGAGCTCCAACGTGGTGCTGAAGCTCTTCGGGGACAAGACGAACTTCTCCGAGTCGCGCCTGTCGCCGGACGAGTTGATGCAGCTGGTGGAGGAGGCGTCGAAGCAGGGCACGTTGGATCCGCGCGCGGGGGAGATTGCGTCGCGGGCCTTCGAGCTGGGGGATTTGACGTTGGGCGAGGTGATGGTGACGCGCGAGCACATCGTCGCGCTGCGTCGGCACGCGAGCAACGAGGAGATCCGCCAGGTGCTGCTGGAGCACGGGCACTCGCGGATGCCGGTGTACGAGGGCACCATCGACAACGTGGTGGGCTACATCGTGGCCAAGGACCTCCTGGGCGTGGCCTGGGAAGGGCACCTCATCGTCCTGGAGGACGTGCTGCGCCCGCCGCTGTTCCTGGTGGAGTCCATGCGCGCCATCGCGGCGATGAAGGAGCTGCAGCGCCGGCGGATGCAGCTGGCGGTGGTGGTGGACGAGCACGGCGGCGTGGTGGGGCTGGTGACGGTGGAGGACCTGGTGGAGGAGCTGGTGGGGGACATCCTCAGCGAGTCCGAGACGCCGGAGGTGCTGGTGCGGCGCGAGAGCCCCACCCTCGCGGTGGTGCAGGGCGAGGCGAGCCTGCGCGAGGTGAACCGCGCGCTGGGGCTGGAGCTGGAGGAGAGCGAGGACTACTCCACCGTCGCGGGCCTGTGCATCGCGCTCGCGGGAGGCGCCATCCCGGAGCCGGGCACGAAGCTGTCCATGCCGGACGGCACGGTGCTGGAGGTGGTGGAGGCGTCGCCGCGCCGCGTGCGCGAGGTGCGCTTCCACCTGCTGGAGCAGCCCGTGCAGCCGGAGGCGTGA
- a CDS encoding glycosyltransferase family 4 protein codes for MQSSAPRIAFVIETTLGNAVFLDNLKRAMGRRTDITPVWLPIDEHVNDLWEHLPMVRSRLSMRGGLRARVALNQASSREPVRAAVVHTQRLAHLSHDFMRRVPSVISTDATPSGLEEYLRYYGLRTQHAGWLGRAKNVLHRRTYAIAKGMLSFSQYTKRSLVEEYGVPDKSVHVVWPSVDTTLWRPAPEKKPRDGVVRLLFVGSDLGRKGGQLLLRWARETRRRNWRLDLVTSTPFEAPPGVHLHVGVQPNSPELIGLAQAADLFVLPTMADMSSWAIAEAKAAGLAVLSTPAGGVGELVRDGVDGRIVPAGDYTALAHMLDALLQRPATLEAMGREARRMAEAHMDLDTTCSRMLAFIRQVTGV; via the coding sequence ATGCAGTCCTCAGCCCCACGGATCGCGTTCGTCATCGAGACGACGCTCGGCAACGCGGTGTTCCTGGACAACCTCAAGCGGGCCATGGGGCGCCGCACCGACATCACGCCGGTGTGGCTGCCCATCGACGAGCACGTGAATGACCTCTGGGAGCACCTGCCGATGGTGCGCTCGCGGCTGTCGATGCGCGGAGGGCTGCGGGCCCGCGTCGCGCTGAACCAGGCCTCCTCGCGGGAGCCGGTGCGGGCCGCGGTGGTGCACACGCAGCGGCTGGCGCACCTGTCGCACGACTTCATGCGCCGCGTGCCGAGCGTCATCTCCACGGACGCGACGCCCAGCGGTCTGGAGGAATACCTGCGCTACTACGGCCTGCGCACGCAGCACGCGGGCTGGCTGGGCCGGGCGAAGAACGTGCTGCACCGGCGCACGTACGCCATCGCGAAGGGGATGCTGTCCTTCTCGCAGTACACCAAGCGCTCGCTGGTGGAGGAGTACGGCGTGCCCGACAAAAGCGTGCACGTGGTCTGGCCCAGCGTGGACACGACGCTGTGGCGGCCGGCGCCGGAGAAGAAGCCCCGGGACGGCGTGGTGCGGCTGCTCTTCGTGGGAAGCGACCTGGGGCGCAAGGGCGGCCAGCTGCTCCTGCGCTGGGCGCGGGAGACGCGGCGGAGGAACTGGCGGTTGGACCTGGTGACGTCCACGCCCTTCGAGGCGCCGCCGGGAGTTCACCTCCACGTGGGCGTGCAGCCGAACTCGCCGGAGCTGATTGGCCTGGCTCAGGCGGCGGACCTCTTCGTGTTGCCGACGATGGCGGACATGTCGTCCTGGGCCATCGCGGAGGCGAAGGCCGCGGGCCTGGCGGTGCTGTCCACGCCCGCGGGCGGCGTGGGCGAGCTGGTGCGCGACGGCGTGGACGGGCGCATCGTGCCGGCGGGGGACTACACGGCGCTGGCGCACATGCTGGACGCGCTGTTGCAGCGCCCGGCTACACTGGAGGCCATGGGACGGGAGGCCCGCCGCATGGCCGAGGCGCACATGGACCTGGACACGACGTGTTCACGGATGCTCGCGTTCATCCGTCAGGTGACGGGGGTCTGA